A genomic region of Clavibacter michiganensis subsp. insidiosus contains the following coding sequences:
- a CDS encoding alpha-mannosidase encodes MHQNQKLVQERILRALDERITPAVYSSKAPVTLRAWMAPDEPVPVAEAMRQEYAPFALGQPWGRAWSTWWFEVTGEVPAEWAGRTVELLLDPGFIGDWPGNQAECLVHTMDGVPVKGIHPRNTYVRLADEAAGGEQVRFLVEAAGNPDILVNEFVPTPYGDKATAPAEPLHRFRQAELAVFEPEVWALRFDVEVLYQLLMELPETEPRRHEVLRALERALDVLAMDDMVGTAAAARAELAEVLSRPAVPSAHTLSGVGHAHIDSAWLWPIRETKRKTARTFSNVLRLAEQYPDFRFACSQAQQYAWVKENYPTVFAGIKQAIADGTWYPVGSMWIEPDGNLPGGEAMIRQLTHGMRFFQEELGVETHGVWLPDSFGYTASFPQIAKLAGLDWFLTQKLSWNQTNTLPHHTFFWEGIDGSRIFTHFPPIDTYNSTLEAEETHHAVRQFREKGRATMSLAPFGYGDGGGGPTRDMMERQRRTADLEGSPKVIVEHPDEFFRKAEAEYPDAPVWVGELYLELHRGTFTSHAREKRGNRQAEHRLREAELWWTIAAVRTGADYPYAALDRLWKQTLLQQFHDILPGSSITWVHRENEEDYARSLAELDALVADAIARVTAQAVADGEGDGSGAFAVNSTGHARTALVEAADGSALALVAVPGSGIAPLVAVEPASPVVTTRADGGTVLDNGLLRVALDARGLITSIVDLRHADRELVPAGRAANLLQLHEDIPTAWDAWDVDAHYRASRTDLVDAASVELVEDSPLRATVEVVRQFGRSRVVQRVSLHADDARIHATADLDWLEDEKLLKVTFPLTIHAQHHSAEIQFGHVRRPTHTNTSWDEARFEVMAHRFVHVEEPGYGVALTNAGSYGHDITRTVGTTGEVETELRISLVRAARSPDPVQDIGHHRFEYALVPGVGIEGAVDAGLEQNLPLRVVRPGDATDAAPAVAPAPASAAEVVPSSLPTAAGLVSVHGGTVRIEALKLADDGSGDVIVRLYESTGARAATRLEAHLATDRFTEVDVLERPLGAGFPRSIAFEPEADGRGVRLVLRAFQVITVRIHRA; translated from the coding sequence ATGCACCAGAACCAGAAGCTCGTCCAGGAGCGGATCCTCCGCGCGCTGGACGAGCGGATCACCCCCGCGGTCTACTCCTCGAAGGCGCCCGTGACCCTCCGCGCATGGATGGCACCCGACGAGCCCGTGCCCGTCGCCGAGGCCATGCGGCAGGAGTACGCGCCCTTCGCGCTCGGCCAGCCGTGGGGCCGCGCGTGGTCCACGTGGTGGTTCGAGGTCACGGGCGAGGTGCCCGCCGAGTGGGCCGGCCGCACGGTCGAGCTGCTCCTCGACCCCGGCTTCATCGGCGACTGGCCGGGCAACCAGGCCGAGTGCCTCGTGCACACCATGGACGGGGTGCCGGTCAAGGGGATCCACCCGCGCAACACCTACGTGCGCCTCGCCGACGAGGCCGCGGGCGGCGAGCAGGTGCGCTTCCTCGTCGAGGCCGCGGGCAACCCGGACATCCTCGTCAACGAGTTCGTGCCCACCCCCTACGGCGACAAGGCGACCGCGCCCGCCGAGCCCCTCCACCGCTTCCGCCAGGCCGAGCTCGCCGTGTTCGAACCCGAGGTGTGGGCGCTGCGCTTCGACGTCGAGGTGCTGTACCAGCTGCTGATGGAGCTGCCCGAGACCGAGCCGCGCCGCCACGAGGTGCTGCGCGCGCTCGAGCGCGCGCTCGACGTGCTCGCGATGGACGACATGGTCGGCACCGCCGCCGCCGCCCGCGCCGAGCTCGCCGAGGTGCTCTCGCGCCCCGCCGTGCCGAGCGCGCACACGCTGAGCGGCGTCGGCCACGCCCACATCGACAGCGCGTGGCTCTGGCCCATCCGAGAGACGAAGCGCAAGACCGCGCGCACCTTCTCCAACGTGCTCCGGCTCGCCGAGCAGTACCCCGACTTCCGCTTCGCGTGCTCGCAGGCGCAGCAGTACGCGTGGGTGAAGGAGAACTACCCGACGGTGTTCGCGGGGATCAAGCAGGCCATCGCGGACGGTACCTGGTACCCGGTCGGATCCATGTGGATCGAGCCCGACGGCAACCTGCCGGGCGGCGAGGCGATGATCCGCCAGCTCACCCACGGCATGCGCTTCTTCCAGGAGGAGCTCGGCGTCGAGACCCACGGCGTGTGGCTGCCCGACTCGTTCGGCTACACGGCCTCGTTCCCGCAGATCGCGAAGCTCGCCGGCCTCGACTGGTTCCTCACGCAGAAGCTGTCCTGGAACCAGACCAACACGTTACCGCACCACACCTTCTTCTGGGAGGGGATCGACGGGTCGCGGATCTTCACGCACTTCCCGCCGATCGACACCTACAACTCCACGCTCGAGGCCGAGGAGACGCACCACGCCGTGCGGCAGTTCCGGGAGAAGGGCCGCGCGACCATGTCGCTCGCGCCCTTCGGCTACGGCGACGGCGGCGGCGGCCCCACGCGCGACATGATGGAGCGCCAGCGGCGCACGGCCGACCTCGAGGGGTCGCCGAAGGTCATCGTCGAGCACCCGGACGAGTTCTTCCGCAAGGCCGAGGCCGAGTACCCGGACGCGCCCGTGTGGGTCGGCGAGCTGTACCTCGAGCTGCACCGCGGCACGTTCACCTCGCACGCCCGCGAGAAGCGCGGCAACCGCCAGGCCGAGCACCGCCTCCGCGAGGCCGAGCTGTGGTGGACCATCGCGGCCGTCCGCACGGGCGCCGACTACCCGTACGCGGCGCTCGACCGGCTCTGGAAGCAGACGCTGCTGCAGCAGTTCCACGACATCCTCCCGGGCTCCTCCATCACGTGGGTGCACCGGGAGAACGAGGAGGACTACGCGCGCAGCCTCGCCGAGCTCGACGCGCTCGTGGCCGACGCGATCGCGCGGGTCACGGCGCAGGCGGTCGCGGACGGCGAGGGCGACGGATCCGGCGCGTTCGCGGTGAACTCGACCGGTCACGCGCGCACGGCGCTCGTGGAGGCGGCCGACGGATCCGCGCTCGCGCTCGTCGCGGTGCCCGGGAGCGGGATCGCGCCGCTCGTCGCGGTGGAGCCGGCCTCGCCCGTCGTCACGACGCGCGCCGACGGCGGCACCGTCCTCGACAACGGGCTGCTGCGCGTCGCGCTCGACGCGCGCGGCCTGATCACCTCGATCGTCGACCTGCGGCACGCCGACCGCGAGCTCGTGCCCGCCGGCCGCGCCGCGAACCTGCTGCAGCTGCACGAGGACATCCCCACCGCGTGGGACGCCTGGGACGTCGACGCGCACTACCGCGCGAGCCGCACCGACCTCGTCGACGCGGCCTCGGTCGAGCTCGTGGAGGACTCGCCGCTGCGGGCGACCGTCGAGGTCGTCCGGCAGTTCGGGCGCTCGCGCGTCGTGCAGCGGGTGTCGCTGCACGCCGACGACGCCCGGATCCACGCGACCGCCGACCTCGACTGGCTCGAGGACGAGAAGCTCCTCAAGGTGACCTTCCCGCTCACGATCCACGCGCAGCACCACAGCGCGGAGATCCAGTTCGGGCACGTCCGCCGCCCCACGCACACGAACACGTCGTGGGACGAGGCGCGCTTCGAGGTCATGGCGCACCGCTTCGTGCACGTGGAGGAGCCCGGCTACGGCGTGGCCCTCACCAACGCGGGCAGCTACGGGCACGACATCACGCGCACGGTGGGCACGACGGGCGAGGTCGAGACCGAGCTGCGGATCAGCCTGGTGCGGGCGGCGCGCTCCCCCGACCCCGTGCAGGACATCGGCCACCACCGGTTCGAGTACGCGCTCGTGCCGGGCGTCGGCATCGAGGGCGCGGTCGACGCGGGGCTCGAGCAGAACCTGCCCCTGCGCGTGGTGCGTCCCGGCGACGCGACGGATGCGGCGCCGGCCGTCGCGCCCGCACCCGCCTCCGCCGCCGAGGTCGTCCCGTCCTCGCTGCCCACCGCCGCCGGCCTCGTCTCCGTGCACGGCGGCACGGTGCGGATCGAGGCGCTGAAGCTCGCCGACGACGGCTCGGGCGACGTGATCGTGCGGCTCTACGAGTCCACGGGGGCGCGCGCCGCGACCCGGCTCGAGGCGCACCTCGCCACCGACCGCTTCACCGAGGTGGACGTGCTCGAGCGCCCGCTCGGCGCGGGCTTCCCGCGGTCGATCGCGTTCGAGCCCGAGGCCGACGGCCGCGGCGTGCGGCTCGTGCTGCGGGCGTTCCAGGTGATCACGGTGCGGATCCACCGGGCCTGA
- a CDS encoding ferritin-like domain-containing protein, giving the protein MFDKKFISQAIDRSAQSPLDRRRFFSAAGVAGLGVGAAALIPATGAQAADAQAEADAGAVTDAAVLNFALNLEYLEAEFYLRAVTGNGLVPNDISGVGTLGAVTGGRAVQFQDYAIRQYAYEIAQDEKAHVKFLRAALGSARVARPAINLDAAFTAAARAAGLISGTQTFDAFANQENFLLASFIFEDVGVTAYKGAAPLITNKTYLEAAAGILAVEAYHAGIIRSQLFARGLAAPANAISNARDSLDGSTDLDQGITVSGGANLVPTDANSIAFSRTTGQVLNIVYLNSKAVNRGGFYPAGINGSITTSAAN; this is encoded by the coding sequence ATGTTCGACAAGAAGTTCATCAGCCAGGCCATCGACCGGAGCGCGCAATCGCCGCTCGACCGTCGCCGCTTCTTCAGCGCGGCGGGTGTCGCCGGCCTCGGCGTCGGCGCCGCGGCCCTCATCCCCGCCACCGGAGCGCAGGCGGCCGACGCGCAGGCCGAGGCCGACGCGGGCGCCGTCACGGACGCCGCCGTCCTCAACTTCGCGCTCAACCTCGAGTACCTGGAGGCCGAGTTCTACCTCCGCGCCGTGACCGGCAACGGCCTGGTACCCAACGACATCTCCGGCGTCGGCACCCTGGGCGCCGTGACGGGCGGCCGCGCGGTCCAGTTCCAGGACTACGCGATCCGCCAGTACGCGTACGAGATCGCGCAGGACGAGAAGGCGCACGTCAAGTTCCTCCGCGCCGCCCTCGGCTCCGCGCGGGTCGCGCGCCCGGCGATCAACCTGGACGCCGCGTTCACGGCCGCGGCCCGCGCCGCCGGCCTCATCAGCGGCACCCAGACCTTCGACGCGTTCGCCAACCAGGAGAACTTCCTGCTCGCCTCCTTCATCTTCGAGGACGTCGGAGTGACCGCGTACAAGGGCGCCGCGCCGCTCATCACCAACAAGACGTACCTCGAGGCGGCCGCCGGAATCCTCGCGGTCGAGGCGTACCACGCGGGCATCATCCGCTCGCAGCTGTTCGCCCGCGGCCTGGCGGCACCCGCCAACGCCATCTCGAACGCGCGCGACTCCCTCGACGGGTCCACGGACCTCGACCAGGGCATCACGGTCTCGGGCGGCGCCAACCTCGTGCCGACCGACGCGAACAGCATCGCGTTCAGCCGCACGACCGGCCAGGTCCTCAACATCGTGTACCTGAACAGCAAGGCCGTGAACCGCGGCGGGTTCTACCCGGCCGGCATCAACGGCAGCATCACCACGAGCGCCGCGAACTAG
- a CDS encoding TetR/AcrR family transcriptional regulator, with the protein MGRRDDLADAGVRLVARSGIRSLTHRAVDVEAGVPAGSTTYYARSRRELTALVVARITQQLEEDLRDLAVPAVLDDAAAVDAALAMLGRLAARADAQAVRLALLSELRDDRDLRARRGPRGPRRRPPPLPRGRRGADRPRARARRLRRRAPPRVTARPPDAGPGSAYR; encoded by the coding sequence ATGGGACGACGCGACGATCTCGCCGACGCGGGCGTCCGGCTGGTCGCGCGGAGCGGCATCCGGTCCCTCACCCATCGCGCGGTGGACGTCGAGGCCGGCGTGCCCGCGGGATCCACGACGTACTACGCGCGCAGCCGGCGGGAGCTCACCGCGCTCGTCGTGGCGCGGATCACGCAGCAGCTCGAGGAGGACCTGCGCGACCTCGCCGTGCCCGCCGTCCTCGACGACGCGGCGGCGGTGGACGCGGCGCTCGCGATGCTCGGCCGGCTGGCCGCGCGCGCCGACGCGCAGGCCGTGCGCCTCGCGCTCCTGTCCGAGCTACGCGACGATCGGGACCTGCGTGCACGGCGAGGACCTCGTGGGCCTCGTCGACGCCCTCCTCCTCTACCGCGTGGCCGACGCGGCGCCGATCGACCCCGCGCGCGTGCTCGCCGCCTCCGTCGCCGGGCTCCCCCGCGCGTGACGGCGCGGCCCCCGGACGCGGGACCTGGATCCGCATACCGGTAG
- a CDS encoding SDR family oxidoreductase: MRVAVVGGGNSGAAIAGAVQERGGEARLLSRATGFDVLRDDARRVLAGADAIVEATGLFTTSARRATRFFEGSTRAVGGAARESGARHVLLSIVGRTLPEVQGYGYFAGKTAQEEAARATGADLAIVRSTQWFEFARQNRQRMRFGPVALVPGMRIQPVALDAVAGVVADVALGARPGPVVEVAGPEVTTLWEMTRALEDPGARPVPLPIPGRLGRAFARGALLPGSDVEVVGPRFADRGWR; encoded by the coding sequence ATGCGGGTGGCAGTGGTCGGCGGCGGGAACTCGGGGGCGGCGATCGCCGGGGCGGTCCAGGAGCGGGGCGGCGAGGCGCGGCTGCTCTCGCGCGCGACGGGGTTCGACGTGCTGCGCGACGACGCGCGTCGGGTGCTCGCGGGCGCCGACGCGATCGTCGAGGCCACGGGCCTCTTCACGACGAGCGCCCGCCGGGCGACGCGCTTCTTCGAGGGATCGACCCGGGCCGTCGGCGGCGCCGCGCGGGAGTCGGGTGCCCGGCACGTGCTGCTCTCCATCGTCGGCCGCACGCTCCCCGAGGTGCAGGGCTACGGCTACTTCGCCGGCAAGACGGCGCAGGAGGAGGCTGCGCGGGCCACGGGAGCGGACCTCGCCATCGTCCGCTCGACGCAGTGGTTCGAGTTCGCGCGGCAGAACCGGCAGCGCATGCGGTTCGGGCCGGTGGCGCTGGTGCCCGGGATGCGGATCCAGCCGGTGGCGCTCGACGCGGTCGCGGGAGTCGTGGCCGACGTCGCGCTCGGCGCGCGGCCGGGGCCGGTCGTGGAGGTCGCGGGGCCCGAGGTCACCACGCTGTGGGAGATGACCCGCGCGCTCGAGGACCCGGGCGCGCGGCCCGTGCCGCTGCCGATCCCCGGACGGCTCGGCCGCGCGTTCGCTAGGGGCGCGCTGCTGCCCGGATCCGATGTCGAGGTCGTCGGTCCGCGCTTCGCCGACCGCGGCTGGCGCTGA
- a CDS encoding helix-turn-helix transcriptional regulator, which yields MSTASAPDGRHRAASPLHALPALDPERAGGAALPGTTRLAPRTRPHDGDATVDTISPHEGGAVSDGRAADLADWAAEAPAPALRRGHMAGTDLDEAVARYTALYPGTDFRAAKGPGDFSYRYSFVGDENVTLRSSVFPAEHWGRLPMLPDYVVAWWREGSGAVDVGSHEVRSNGSRPFLLPSGRSFSFRSGPAVQNLVHIDAAFLEETAAELHEGRSRPLVFDHTRAPSPEQTSAWRRAVGEASPVLQDAASSPLLRMQVGLLVARATLQLFPWHDVPFSAEMRAPRMSAVRAAIEYLHHHADRPITPADAARAAGISTRVLQLAVRRHEDTTPSALLRGIRLDRVRAELRDASPTTTTVRAVAEQWGFGHLGRFAASYSERFGELPSATLRG from the coding sequence ATGAGCACCGCATCCGCGCCCGACGGGCGCCACCGCGCCGCGTCCCCCCTGCACGCGCTGCCCGCGCTCGACCCCGAGCGGGCCGGCGGAGCCGCGCTGCCGGGCACGACCCGGCTCGCACCCCGCACGCGCCCGCACGACGGCGACGCGACCGTCGACACCATCTCGCCGCACGAGGGAGGTGCCGTCTCCGACGGCCGGGCCGCGGATCTCGCCGACTGGGCCGCCGAGGCCCCGGCGCCCGCGCTGCGCCGCGGCCACATGGCCGGCACCGACCTCGACGAGGCCGTCGCGCGCTACACCGCCCTGTACCCGGGCACCGACTTCCGTGCCGCGAAGGGCCCGGGCGACTTCTCGTACCGGTACTCGTTCGTCGGCGACGAGAACGTGACGCTCCGCTCGTCGGTCTTCCCCGCCGAGCACTGGGGTCGGCTGCCCATGCTGCCCGACTACGTCGTCGCCTGGTGGCGCGAGGGATCCGGCGCCGTCGACGTCGGCTCGCACGAGGTGCGCTCGAACGGGAGCCGCCCGTTCCTCCTGCCGTCCGGCCGGTCGTTCAGCTTCCGCTCGGGGCCCGCGGTGCAGAACCTCGTGCACATCGACGCGGCCTTCCTCGAGGAGACCGCCGCCGAGCTGCACGAGGGCCGCTCGCGCCCGCTCGTCTTCGACCACACCCGTGCGCCGTCGCCCGAGCAGACCTCCGCCTGGCGGCGCGCGGTCGGCGAGGCGAGCCCCGTGCTGCAGGACGCCGCGTCGAGCCCGCTGCTGCGGATGCAGGTGGGCCTGCTCGTCGCGCGCGCCACCCTCCAGCTGTTCCCGTGGCACGACGTGCCGTTCAGCGCGGAGATGCGGGCGCCGCGCATGAGCGCCGTCCGCGCGGCCATCGAGTACCTGCACCACCACGCCGACCGGCCCATCACGCCGGCCGACGCGGCCCGCGCGGCGGGGATCAGCACGCGCGTGCTCCAGCTCGCCGTGCGGCGCCACGAGGACACGACCCCGAGCGCGCTGCTCCGCGGGATCCGGCTCGACCGCGTGCGCGCCGAGCTGCGCGACGCCTCGCCCACCACGACCACCGTGCGGGCGGTCGCCGAGCAGTGGGGCTTCGGCCACCTCGGACGGTTCGCCGCCTCCTACTCGGAGCGCTTCGGCGAGCTGCCGAGCGCGACCCTGCGCGGCTGA